A part of Camelus ferus isolate YT-003-E chromosome 6, BCGSAC_Cfer_1.0, whole genome shotgun sequence genomic DNA contains:
- the TP53BP1 gene encoding TP53-binding protein 1 isoform X6 — protein sequence MSESMVETNDPILENDKGDSGAAPEMDDKLCLRMKLVSPETEPSEESLQFSLEKPATGERKNGSTAVAEAVASSQKTMSVFSCVGDAHQEDEARSPDPAPAPIRGNMLHFPSTQDEEEKGKLEDDQRTRQSQQPMKPSSPVKVPASPASQQMATQEPASPQGEAMETDTPEGQKEGQNTNQEKPRKALIERPTQNNIGIQTMEHSLWVPETVSAATQTVKNVCEQGTNTVDQNSGRQDATVQTERGSGEKPGSAPGDDTESLQSQGEEEFDIPQPPHGHVLHRHMRTIREVRTLVTRVITDVYYVDGTEVERKVTEETEEPIVECQECETEVSPSQTGGSSGDLGDISSFSSKASSLHRTSSGTSLSAMHSSGSSGRGAGPLKGKTSGTEPADFALPSSRGGPGKLSPRKGVSQTGTPVCEEDGDAGLGIRQGGKAPVTPRGRGRRGRPPSRTTGTRETAVPGPLGIEDISPSMSPDDKSFTRIVPRVPDSTRRADMGAGALRRSDSPEIPFQAATGPSDGLDASSPGNSFVGLRVVAKWSSNGYFYSGKITRDVGAGKYKLLFDDGYECDVLGKDILLCDPIPLDTEVTALSEDEYFSAGVVKGHRKESGELYYSIEKEGQRKWYKRMAVILSLEQGNRLREQYGLGPYEAVTPLTKAADISLDNLVEGKRKRRSNINSPATPTASSSSSTTPTRKVTESPRASMGVPSGKRKLITSEEERSPAKRGRKSATVKPGAMGAGEFVSPCESGDNMGEPSVLEEQRGPLPLNKTLFLGYAFLLTMATTSDKLASRSKLPDGPTGSSEEEEEFLEIPPFNKQYTESQLRAGAGYILEDFNEAQCNTAYQCLLIADQHCRTRKYFLCLASGIPCVSHVWVHDSCHANQLQNYRNYLLPAGYSLEEQRILDWQPRENPFQNLKVLLVSDQQQNFLELWSEILMTGGAASVKQHHSSAHNKDIALGVFDVVVTDPSCPASVLKCAEALQLPVVSQEWVIQCLIVGERIGFKQHPKYKHDYVSH from the exons ATGTCTGAAAGCATGGTGGAGACCAACGATCCCATACTTGAGAATGACAAAGGAGATTCTGGGGCTGCCCCAGAAATGGATGATAAATTGTGTCTGAGAATGAAACTGGTCAGTCCTGAGACTGAGCCGAGTGAAGAGTCTTTGCAGTTTAGTCTggaaa agCCTGCAACtggtgaaagaaaaaatggatctACTGCTGTTGCTGAGGCTGTTGCCAG ttcCCAGAAGACCATGTCTGTGTTTAGCTGTGTCGGTGATGCCCACCAAGAGGATGAGGCTCGAAGTCCAGACCCTGCTCCTGCACCCATCAG GGGGAACATGCTCCATTTTCCAAGTACTCAAgatgaagaagagaagggaaaattggAAGATGACCAAAGGACCAGGCAAAGTCAACAGCCTATGAAGCCCAGTAGTCCTGTCAAAGtccctgcttctcctgcctcccagcagaTGGCCACACAGGAGCCAGCCAGTCCTCAAGGGGAAGCAATGGAGACAGATACGCCAGAAGGCCAGAAAGAAGGACAGAATACCAATCAGGAAAAGCCTAGAAAGGCCTTGATTGAAAGGCCCACCCAAAATAACATAGGAATCCAGACCATGGAGCATTCCCTGTGGGTTCCAGAAACCGTCTCAGCAGCAACTCAGACCGTAAAGAATGTGTGTGAACAGGGGACCAATACAGTGGACCAGAACTCTGGAAGACAAGATGCCACAGTTCAGACTGAGAGGGGCAGTGGTGAGAAACCAGGCAGTGCTCCTGGGGATGATACAGAGTCGCTCCAGAGCCAG GGAGAGGAAGAATTTGATATTCCTCAGCCCCCACATGGCCACGTCTTGCATCGCCACATGAGAACAATTCGTGAGGTGCGCACACTTGTCACTCGTGTCATCACAGACGTGTATTATGTGGACGGaacagaagtagaaagaaaagtaaCTGAG GAGACTGAAGAGCCGATTGTCGAGTGTCAGGAGTGTGAAACTGAGGTTTCCCCTTCACAGACTGGGGGCTCTTCAGGTGACCTGGGGGATATCAGCTCCTTCTCCTCCAAGGCATCCAGCTTACACCGCACGTCGAGCGGGACGAGCCTCTCAGCCATGCACAGCAGTGGCAGCTCGGGGAGAGGAGCCGGACCACTCAAAGGGAAAACCAGTGGGACAGAACCCGCAGATTTTGCCTTGCCCAGCTCCCGAGGAGgcccaggaaaactgag TCCTAGAAAAGGGGTCAGTCAGACAGGGACGCCAGTGTGTGAGGAGGATGGTGATGCAGGCCTTGGCATCAGACAGGGAGGGAAGGCTCCAGTCACACCTCGTGGGCGCGGGCGAAGGGGCCGCCCGCCTTCTCGGACCACTGGAACCAG GGAAACAGCTGTGCCTGGCCCTTTGGGCATAGAGGACATTTCACCCAGCATGTCGCCAGACGATAAATCCTTCACCCGCATTGTGCCCCGAGTGCCAGACTCTACCAGACGAGCAGACATGGGTGCTGGTGCTTTGCGTCGAAGCGACTCTCCAGAGATTCCTTTCCAGGCTGCTACCGGCCCTTCTGATGGCTTAGATGCTTCCTCACCAGGGAACAGCTTTGTCGGGCTCCGTGTTGTAGCCAAGTGGTCATCCAACGGCTATTTTTACTCTGGAAAAATCACACGAGATGTCGGAGCTGGGAAATATAAATTGCTCTTTGATGATGGGTATGAGTGTGATGTGCTGGGCAAAGACATTCTGCTGTGTGACCCCATCCCGCTGGATACGGAAGTGACCGCCCTCTCGGAGGATGAGTATTTCAGTGCAG GAGTGGTGAAAGGGCATCGGAAGGAGTCTGGAGAGCTGTACTACAGCATTGAAAAAGAAGGCCAAAGGAAGTGGTATAAACGAATGGCTGTCATCTTGTCCTTGgagcaaggaaacagactgagagagcAGTATGGCCTTGGCCCGTATGAGGCAGTGACGCCCCTCACCAAGGCAGCGGATATCAGCTTAG ACAATTTGGTGGAAGGGAAACGGAAACGGCGAAGTAACATCAATTCCCCAGCCACCCCAACTgcctccagcagcagcagtaCAACCCCCACCCGAAAGGTCACAGAAAGCCCTCGTGCCTCCATGGGAGTGCCTTCAGGCAAAAGAAAACTTATCACTTCTGAGGAGGAACGGTCCCCCGCCAAGCGAGGCCGGAAATCTGCCACTGTGAAACCTG GTGCCATGGGGGCAGGAGAGTTCGTGAGTCCCTGTGAGAGTGGagacaacatgggtgaaccctCTGTcctggaagagcagagagggCCTCTGCCTCTCAACAAGACCTTGTTTCTGGGCTATGCCTTTCTCCTCACCATGGCCACCACAAGTGACAAGTTGGCCAGCCGCTCCAAACTGCCAGACGGTCCTACAGGAAGCAGCGAGGAAGAGGAGG aatttttagaaattccTCCTTTCAACAAGCAGTACACAGAATCCCAGCTTCGCGCAGGAGCTGGCTATATTCTTGAAGACTTCAATGAAGCCCAG TGTAACACAGCCTACCAGTGTCTCCTCATTGCGGATCAGCATTGTCGAACCCGGAAGTACTTCCTGTGCCTTGCCAGTGGGATTCCTTGTGTGTCTCATGTCTGGGTCCATGACAGTTGCCATGCCAACCAGCTCCAGAATTACCGCAATTATCTGCTGCCAGCTGGGTACAGCCTTGAGGAGCAAAGAATTCTGGATTG GCAACCTCGTGAAAACCCTTTCCAGAACCTGAAGGTACTCTTGGTATCAGACCAACAGCAGAACTTCCTGGAGCTCTGGTCTGAGATCCTCATGACAGGAGGGGCAGCCTCTGTGAAGCAGCACCATTCAAGTGCCCATAACAAAG